ATGTACCTTGGCAAGGTCTGGCAAACCCTGGCCCAAAAGGAGGCCTTTCACATTTCCCCGGCGCCGGCGGTTCTGCGGCAACGCCGCAAAATTGCGCTGATTGCAGATATGAACCTGCCCCAGTGCCGCAAATACCGGGTCGAACAGCTGGCGGGTTTCTGGGAGACCCAAGGGGTAGATGTCGGCTATGCCCATTACCAGGACGTACCGCGCTGCGTCTCAGTCCTGCAGGATGCCACGCATCTGATGGAATACCGGCTGCAAAACACACCCGTCACCTCGATGTATCGCTACGAAGCCCATCGGCTACGGCTGCCAATTCTGTATGATCTTGACGACCCATTGTTCTCGGTCTCTGCCTATGAGACCTATCAGAATATGTCAGCGCTGCCCGCCTCCATGAAGCTGCATTTTCTCTCCGAAGCGCCCCGTTACCTGGACATGATGAACGGGGCCGATCTGATTACCGTTTCGACCCCCGGGATGGCGCAACACACGCGACTTTACACAAGACGTCCTGTCCATATCCGCCGCAACTTTGCCGATGCGCTCACCCTGGAAGCTGGCGCTCAGGCCCAGGCGCCGCAGGCTCGCCAAAGGCAGGACGGTGTCTTCCGCTTGGCCTTTGCCAGCGGGTCGCAGGGGCATGAGGCCGATTTTGCCATCATCCAAGAGCAGGTCTCTGCATTCCTCGCTGCTGCTCCCCAACGGCGATTGATGATCCTGGGCCATTTCGACACGGATTTCCTACAGAGACTTGCAAAAGCAAGTCGAAACACACCCGTTCACCACCTATGCGCGCTATCTTGAAACATTGGCCCTGGCGGATTGCGCCATCATGCCGCTGGCAAATGATATCTTTAACAGCTGCAAATCCGCCGTGCGGGTCATTGATGCTGCCTCGGTCGGGGTCCCCTCGATTGCTGGTACGGTCAGCGATATGGCGCATGTGATCCGCGCAGGGGAAACCGGCCTGATTGCAGATGAGCCTGAGGCCTGGACCACCGCATTTGAGCAGCTGGCGCGCGATCCCGACACAGCCCGAAAGATGGGCAATGCAGCCCGCGCTGATCTTGAAACCCGCTGGTCTGGTCAACCCGAAGACCACATTATTTCCCCGAAATTTTACACTGGGTCAAGGGATGAAAGACATGCACATCCTGCTCGCCAATGTCTTCTTTGCCCCTTTCACCTATGGCGGCGCAACCATTGTAGCTGAAGAGGTCGCCCAGGCTCTTGTTCATCA
The DNA window shown above is from Parasedimentitalea marina and carries:
- a CDS encoding glycosyltransferase; this encodes MSYRDLQKQVETHPFTTYARYLETLALADCAIMPLANDIFNSCKSAVRVIDAASVGVPSIAGTVSDMAHVIRAGETGLIADEPEAWTTAFEQLARDPDTARKMGNAARADLETRWSGQPEDHIISPKFYTGSRDERHAHPARQCLLCPFHLWRRNHCS